Proteins encoded together in one Amblyraja radiata isolate CabotCenter1 chromosome 11, sAmbRad1.1.pri, whole genome shotgun sequence window:
- the tifa gene encoding TRAF-interacting protein with FHA domain-containing protein A, whose translation MDSISDSLTQENIPCLSISVYHPEDKEEDVFSFITFNEPQTYEAYEIVTFGRKNTCNFQLKHERASRLQFQLEALVGADCSDLQFEIKNLSNRFALYINGNKLSYLQKQLLPCQSVIQFTEFQFLLEHVGGDSVSKFEVVIQKGTPSPHLKMDARYPRSEAQFSKCQHDPREPIEVDEDLNQYMLS comes from the coding sequence ATGGACAGCATCAGTGACAGTCTTACACAGGAAAACATTCCATGCCTTTCCATCAGTGTCTACCATCCGGAAGATAAGGAAGAAGATGTTTTCAGCTTTATCACATTCAATGAGCCGCAGACGTATGAAGCTTATGAGATAGTGACTTTCGGTAGGAAGAACACTTGCAACTTCCAACTAAAGCACGAACGAGCTTCTCGGTTGCAGTTCCAGCTTGAAGCTTTGGTTGGGGCGGACTGTTCAGATCTTCAGTTTGAGATTAAAAACCTGAGCAACAGATTTGCGCTTTATATCAATGGTAATAAACTGAGCTACCTACAAAAACAGCTCCTGCCTTGCCAATCTGTCATCCAGTTCACTGAATTTCAGTTTCTTCTGGAACATGTCGGGGGTGATTCAGTCTCTAAGTTTGAAGTTGTGATTCAGAAGGGCACCCCTTCACCTCATCTAAAGATGGACGCCAGGTATCCTCGGTCTGAAGCACAATTTTCTAAGTGCCAGCACGATCCACGTGAACCGATAGAAGTTGATGAAGATCTCAACCAATACATGCTTTCATAA